A window of Tautonia plasticadhaerens contains these coding sequences:
- a CDS encoding DEAD/DEAH box helicase, translating into MPRDDASGRPRSARANPATGGVGAAPAIRSAPVRAWFARAFPGGPTPAQALAWPAIDSGENVLLVSPTGTGKTLAAFLALIDQLYREHESGGLAPGLRCVYVSPLRSLGYDIERNLLEPLEAIRHELGLATSPVTIGVRTGDTSGHFRRKLRENPPHLLITTPESLSLLLSQKTWGRIWRPVGHLIVDEVHALVPSKRGADLAVSLERLAAQAERDPGRVGLSATCKPPGPVARFLVGPTRECRVIEAPRPDGKAGPVIEVESLLEPDEGPHRGLTYRRLLRRLREEAAGNRTTVVFANTRAFTERITHDLKGDLGEDAVAAHHSALDADRRRAVEAALKAGELRAVVTSTSLELGVDIGTADLAVLVGLPGSASRCLQRVGRAGHRVGARTRGLMLAATAAELAGAAVTAKAAREGRVEPLRMTSAPLDVLCQQLIGMACVGECSGDEAIDLVRKAGPMEHLTRPDFDACLNFLAGELPSPPGAWEPEPGATPQWTSPRFWKKGGLFGVKNTRIIRWFRSNVGTITSEESVRVLVEDESIGTLEGNYAERLQRGDRFVLDGRALEFDRLDNLVVHARFSGGEPDLPRWTSDRQGLSSELASDLAAFRYRAATLLDEGPSALRAWLVDEYGLEPQAIGVLEALFSAQERLSEVPRPGSVLVEESPLEDGLSYTFHAPLGRSACEAAGRAVSARLGRRFGRDLGLVVADLGWQIRLPIEAQLDAEDIPPLLSPDGFEEDVLAGVDRGNLPARRFRHVAATALMVLRRPEGGRTRVGGLLWVSRRLYPLVKAACPGHPLLKETRREVLDDLLDAPKALEWLRSRPVVRFRVLDGPSPFTAAWIDAAGPEPMRFESPEEALRRFHERLFSGDGT; encoded by the coding sequence ATGCCCCGAGACGACGCCTCCGGACGCCCCCGATCGGCCCGAGCGAACCCGGCGACGGGGGGAGTCGGGGCGGCGCCCGCGATCCGATCGGCCCCGGTGCGGGCCTGGTTCGCCCGGGCCTTCCCCGGCGGTCCGACCCCGGCCCAGGCGCTGGCCTGGCCGGCGATCGACTCGGGGGAGAACGTCCTGCTCGTCTCCCCGACCGGCACGGGGAAGACGCTGGCGGCGTTCCTCGCCCTCATCGACCAGCTCTACCGGGAGCACGAGTCCGGGGGGCTCGCACCCGGCCTGCGGTGCGTCTACGTCTCGCCGCTGAGGAGCCTCGGCTACGACATCGAGCGGAACCTGCTGGAGCCGCTCGAGGCCATCCGGCACGAACTGGGGCTGGCGACCAGCCCGGTGACGATCGGGGTCCGCACGGGGGACACCTCGGGCCACTTCCGCCGCAAGCTCCGGGAGAACCCGCCGCACCTGCTGATCACGACGCCCGAAAGCCTGTCGTTACTCCTGAGCCAGAAGACCTGGGGCAGGATCTGGCGGCCGGTGGGGCACCTGATCGTCGACGAGGTCCATGCGCTCGTGCCGTCGAAGCGGGGTGCGGACCTGGCCGTCTCGCTCGAGCGGCTGGCGGCGCAGGCCGAGCGCGACCCGGGCCGGGTGGGGCTCTCGGCGACCTGCAAGCCGCCCGGGCCCGTCGCCCGGTTCCTGGTCGGTCCGACCCGGGAGTGCCGGGTCATCGAGGCCCCCCGGCCGGACGGCAAGGCGGGGCCGGTCATCGAGGTCGAGTCGCTCCTGGAGCCCGACGAGGGCCCGCACCGGGGCCTGACGTATCGGCGACTGCTCCGGAGGCTCCGCGAGGAGGCGGCGGGGAACCGGACCACCGTCGTCTTCGCCAACACCCGGGCCTTCACCGAGCGGATCACGCACGACCTGAAGGGGGACCTGGGCGAGGACGCCGTGGCGGCGCACCACTCGGCGCTCGACGCCGACCGGCGGCGGGCCGTCGAGGCGGCCTTGAAGGCGGGGGAACTGCGGGCGGTCGTCACCAGCACGAGCCTGGAACTGGGGGTCGACATCGGCACGGCCGACCTGGCGGTGCTGGTCGGCCTGCCGGGCAGCGCCTCCAGGTGCCTGCAGCGGGTGGGGAGGGCCGGGCACCGGGTCGGGGCCCGGACGAGGGGCCTGATGCTCGCCGCCACCGCCGCCGAGCTGGCGGGAGCGGCCGTGACGGCGAAGGCGGCGCGGGAGGGGAGGGTCGAACCCTTGCGGATGACCTCCGCGCCGCTAGACGTGCTCTGCCAGCAGTTGATCGGCATGGCCTGCGTCGGCGAGTGTTCGGGCGACGAGGCGATCGACCTCGTCCGTAAGGCGGGGCCGATGGAGCACCTGACCCGGCCCGACTTCGACGCCTGCCTCAACTTCCTGGCGGGGGAACTGCCCTCACCCCCCGGCGCCTGGGAGCCGGAGCCGGGGGCGACCCCGCAATGGACCTCGCCCCGGTTCTGGAAGAAGGGGGGGCTGTTCGGGGTCAAGAACACCCGGATCATCCGCTGGTTCCGGTCCAACGTGGGGACGATCACGTCGGAGGAATCCGTCAGGGTCCTCGTGGAGGACGAGTCGATCGGCACCCTGGAGGGGAACTACGCCGAACGCCTCCAGCGGGGGGACCGCTTCGTGCTCGACGGCCGGGCCCTGGAGTTCGACCGGCTCGACAACCTGGTGGTCCATGCCCGGTTCTCGGGGGGGGAGCCCGACCTCCCCCGCTGGACGAGCGACCGCCAGGGGCTCTCCTCGGAACTCGCCTCGGATCTCGCCGCCTTCCGCTACCGGGCCGCGACGCTGCTCGACGAGGGGCCCTCGGCGCTCCGGGCCTGGCTGGTCGACGAGTACGGGCTGGAGCCCCAGGCGATCGGCGTGCTCGAAGCCCTGTTCTCGGCCCAGGAGCGGTTGAGCGAGGTGCCCAGGCCGGGGTCGGTGCTGGTCGAGGAGTCGCCCCTTGAGGACGGGCTCAGCTACACCTTCCACGCCCCGCTCGGCCGGTCGGCCTGCGAGGCGGCCGGGCGGGCGGTCTCGGCCCGTTTGGGCCGGCGATTCGGCCGGGACCTGGGGCTGGTCGTCGCCGACCTCGGCTGGCAGATCCGGCTCCCGATCGAGGCGCAACTGGACGCCGAGGACATCCCCCCCCTGCTCTCCCCCGACGGGTTCGAGGAGGACGTGCTCGCCGGGGTCGACCGCGGCAACCTGCCCGCGAGGCGGTTCCGCCACGTCGCGGCGACGGCGTTGATGGTCCTGCGACGCCCCGAGGGGGGCCGCACCCGGGTCGGCGGCCTGCTCTGGGTCAGCCGGAGGCTCTACCCGCTGGTCAAGGCCGCCTGCCCCGGCCATCCCCTGCTGAAGGAGACGAGGCGGGAGGTGCTCGACGACCTGCTCGACGCCCCGAAGGCGCTGGAGTGGCTCCGCTCCCGGCCGGTCGTCCGCTTCCGGGTCCTCGACGGCCCCTCCCCCTTCACCGCCGCCTGGATCGACGCGGCGGGCCCGGAGCCGATGCGGTTCGAATCGCCCGAGGAGGCGCTGCGGCGGTTCCACGAGCGGCTGTTCTCGGGGGATGGCACCTGA